The following proteins are co-located in the Pseudomonas cavernae genome:
- a CDS encoding cbb3-type cytochrome oxidase subunit 3, translating to MDIGTIRGLGTVVVMVAFIGLALWAFSARRNKDFDEATLLPFADDPDAIKHVAQEQASRSNKE from the coding sequence ATGGACATCGGGACTATTCGTGGCCTGGGCACCGTCGTCGTGATGGTTGCCTTCATCGGTCTGGCTCTCTGGGCGTTTAGCGCCAGACGCAACAAGGACTTTGACGAAGCCACTCTGCTGCCTTTTGCAGATGACCCCGATGCCATCAAGCACGTCGCGCAAGAGCAAGCTTCTAGGAGTAACAAAGAATGA
- the ccoO gene encoding cytochrome-c oxidase, cbb3-type subunit II, with translation MNHEVVEKNIGLLAFFMVIAVSIGGLTQIVPLFFQDVTNKPVEGMKPRTALELEGRDVYIANGCVGCHSQMIRPFRAETERYGHYSVAGESVWDHPFLWGSKRTGPDLARVGGRYSDEWQRAHLYNPRNVVPESIMPAYPFLVENKLDGKDTAKKMEVLRSMGVPYTDADIAGAREAVKGKTEMDALVAYLQGLGTIIKSKR, from the coding sequence ATGAACCACGAAGTAGTCGAGAAGAACATCGGCCTGCTGGCCTTCTTCATGGTCATCGCCGTCAGCATCGGCGGCCTGACCCAGATCGTTCCGCTGTTCTTCCAGGACGTCACCAACAAGCCGGTGGAAGGTATGAAGCCACGCACCGCCCTGGAGCTGGAAGGCCGTGACGTTTATATCGCCAACGGCTGCGTCGGCTGCCACTCGCAGATGATCCGCCCGTTCCGCGCCGAAACCGAGCGTTACGGCCACTACTCGGTAGCCGGTGAAAGCGTCTGGGACCACCCGTTCCTCTGGGGCTCCAAGCGTACCGGCCCGGATCTGGCCCGTGTCGGCGGCCGCTACTCCGATGAGTGGCAGCGTGCGCACCTGTACAACCCGCGCAACGTGGTGCCTGAGTCGATCATGCCGGCCTACCCCTTCCTGGTCGAGAACAAGCTGGACGGCAAAGACACTGCCAAGAAGATGGAAGTGCTGCGCTCCATGGGCGTGCCTTACACCGACGCAGACATTGCCGGCGCACGTGAGGCCGTCAAGGGCAAAACCGAAATGGATGCCCTGGTTGCCTACCTGCAAGGTCTTGGCACCATTATCAAAAGCAAACGGTGA